A genomic segment from Psychrobacillus sp. FSL K6-2836 encodes:
- a CDS encoding DUF4279 domain-containing protein, whose translation MDKTSLYTYIQFSGNDDFPLDVVTERLGVQPTKTWRVGERVKPNHPINQLLRSYTAWHYEIETKETLYTEDVLRPLLEVFQSKTETINQLKEELILDIRLELVIQIYDGYTPALVIYPEFSKFAAKINAILDVDMYVFSFNDPDE comes from the coding sequence ATGGACAAAACATCGCTATATACATATATTCAATTTAGCGGAAATGATGATTTTCCTTTAGATGTTGTTACAGAAAGACTAGGCGTGCAACCTACGAAAACTTGGAGGGTAGGAGAACGAGTAAAGCCTAACCATCCTATAAATCAGTTATTACGGTCATATACTGCTTGGCATTATGAAATAGAAACTAAAGAAACATTATATACAGAAGACGTATTGCGTCCGCTTTTAGAAGTATTCCAATCAAAGACTGAAACGATTAATCAATTAAAAGAAGAACTTATTTTAGATATACGTCTAGAATTAGTAATTCAAATTTACGATGGATATACTCCAGCATTAGTGATTTATCCTGAATTTAGTAAGTTCGCTGCAAAAATAAATGCAATTTTAGACGTTGATATGTATGTGTTTTCTTTTAATGATCCAGATGAATAA
- a CDS encoding ClbS/DfsB family four-helix bundle protein, translating into MIAEIEKEILLMNSDNYFKSLLEIIESVPGRKRTISIETQERDKNFRDVLMHLYEWHGMLERWYREGMDGDIPFMPAPGYKWSTIQLLNIRIWENYQDVPLTHAIKKLKLSHGRVMSLIKSHTNEEIMTKKYYKWTKTSNLYSYFAANTSNHYIWAIKRCEVIAKSI; encoded by the coding sequence ATGATAGCAGAAATTGAAAAAGAAATTCTATTAATGAATAGCGACAATTACTTTAAATCATTGCTTGAAATAATTGAATCTGTACCTGGCAGAAAAAGGACCATTTCCATTGAAACGCAGGAAAGAGATAAGAATTTTCGCGATGTGTTAATGCATCTGTACGAATGGCATGGGATGCTTGAGAGATGGTATAGAGAAGGTATGGACGGAGATATTCCTTTTATGCCAGCTCCAGGTTATAAATGGAGTACTATCCAGCTACTAAATATTCGAATTTGGGAAAACTATCAAGATGTACCATTAACTCATGCTATAAAAAAATTGAAGTTAAGCCATGGAAGAGTAATGAGTCTCATTAAATCCCATACCAATGAAGAAATCATGACAAAGAAATACTATAAGTGGACAAAAACAAGTAATTTATACAGTTATTTCGCAGCAAATACTTCCAATCATTACATTTGGGCTATAAAAAGATGTGAAGTTATCGCAAAGTCTATATAG
- a CDS encoding DUF1796 family putative cysteine peptidase yields the protein MELTQLKGNYDAIFSLGDLCLTSIQLKKHNLRPYSGVFDWIASPDLAKVNELFENQFLDFFASKNLRVIGYADDNICVSDDGYNLVSNHDFGIEENTLEHLGSYSDVMKKYDRRIKRLLKEMKSAKRILFVRTEGTLQDAAVLQEVLSKIVKRDFSILLINHTHVSGLVERSWPLEKVCSLEFPNKDIWEGNHDLWEAVLSGIHYKPRFMSRFLKILQ from the coding sequence ATGGAGTTAACACAACTTAAAGGAAATTACGATGCCATATTTAGTTTAGGGGACCTTTGTTTAACATCTATTCAACTAAAAAAGCATAATTTAAGACCCTATTCAGGTGTATTCGATTGGATAGCAAGTCCAGATTTAGCTAAAGTAAATGAACTTTTTGAAAATCAATTTTTGGATTTTTTTGCATCTAAAAACTTAAGAGTAATTGGATATGCCGATGACAACATTTGTGTATCCGATGATGGCTATAACCTAGTGTCTAATCATGATTTTGGTATTGAAGAAAACACATTGGAACACTTAGGTTCTTATTCGGATGTCATGAAAAAATATGATAGAAGGATAAAAAGATTACTTAAAGAAATGAAATCCGCAAAAAGAATATTGTTTGTTAGGACGGAAGGGACTCTGCAAGATGCAGCGGTTCTACAAGAAGTCTTATCAAAAATTGTGAAACGTGATTTCAGTATATTGTTAATAAATCATACGCATGTATCTGGGTTAGTAGAAAGATCATGGCCACTTGAAAAAGTATGCTCTTTAGAGTTTCCTAATAAAGATATATGGGAGGGCAATCATGATCTTTGGGAAGCCGTACTTAGTGGAATTCACTATAAGCCAAGATTTATGTCACGTTTTTTGAAAATATTACAATAG
- a CDS encoding GNAT family N-acetyltransferase: protein MKIDVHLTDKDEAYIIKNLYPLYLYDLSGHYGGIPNVHGIYEDSNDFRTLNDQYEVQNIWWEKPEVLFPYVILVDGIPAGFILIATPPHCSKGVDYFVNEFFLIQSLRGKGIAERAANIVFDQFKGAWELFTNPLEKNIAGQKFWRRSISNYTNGVYTEIRGETFDGQKTIFRFDNS, encoded by the coding sequence ATGAAAATTGATGTTCATTTAACAGATAAAGATGAAGCATATATTATAAAAAACTTATATCCTTTATACCTATATGACCTATCAGGACATTATGGAGGAATTCCGAATGTTCACGGGATATATGAGGATAGTAACGATTTTCGAACATTAAATGATCAGTATGAGGTTCAAAATATTTGGTGGGAAAAGCCAGAAGTTTTATTCCCTTACGTAATTTTAGTAGATGGGATACCAGCAGGGTTTATCCTAATAGCGACCCCACCACATTGTAGTAAAGGAGTTGACTATTTTGTAAATGAGTTCTTTTTAATTCAATCATTAAGAGGGAAAGGTATCGCTGAAAGAGCAGCAAATATAGTATTTGACCAATTTAAAGGGGCTTGGGAGTTGTTTACTAACCCTTTAGAGAAAAACATTGCTGGACAAAAATTTTGGAGGAGGTCAATATCAAATTACACTAATGGAGTCTACACTGAGATAAGAGGGGAAACGTTTGATGGGCAAAAGACTATTTTTCGATTTGATAATTCTTGA
- a CDS encoding phosphotransferase: MTCFTTEDIRGDIFEAITTIFGFNILDFSPIELGYMNLKWKIKTDIGDLFVKQYNKTRYPEQMLHGLETSLILQSKLHKKGTPCPKLYSHKEKYVIHSLNGERFVLMELCEGKNIQAGTANEEQMYSLGKKIGEMHKILNSNNTVQLSLHWDVRSKENMLKNWHKRWDEAARLECTNILSNLEIQRKILEGNDLDIFSDCEKGWGHWDLFVDNILFNTNSVTAILDFDRMNFIYPEFDISRPILSCCVDNGQIHIDKVYTFVQGYREYHKLTLQKLVRSIKLTWWKEAEWVRAIKVQNSSPLKRFNEENIWIGENWDDLESIFSKLI, from the coding sequence ATGACCTGTTTTACTACTGAGGATATTAGGGGCGATATTTTTGAAGCAATAACTACTATATTCGGGTTTAATATTCTAGATTTTTCTCCAATTGAATTAGGTTATATGAATTTAAAATGGAAAATCAAAACCGACATAGGCGATTTATTTGTAAAACAATATAACAAAACTCGTTATCCTGAACAAATGTTACATGGATTAGAAACTTCACTAATTCTTCAAAGTAAGCTACATAAGAAAGGTACACCTTGTCCAAAACTTTACTCACATAAAGAAAAGTATGTAATACACTCTTTAAATGGTGAGCGTTTTGTTCTGATGGAATTATGTGAAGGAAAGAATATTCAGGCGGGAACAGCAAACGAGGAACAAATGTATAGTTTAGGTAAAAAAATTGGAGAAATGCATAAAATTTTAAATTCCAATAATACAGTTCAGTTATCATTACACTGGGATGTTCGATCTAAGGAAAATATGTTGAAAAATTGGCATAAGAGATGGGATGAAGCTGCTAGACTTGAATGTACCAATATACTTTCTAATTTAGAAATACAAAGAAAAATTTTGGAAGGTAATGATTTGGATATTTTCTCAGATTGTGAAAAAGGTTGGGGTCACTGGGACTTATTTGTAGATAACATTTTATTTAATACTAATAGTGTCACAGCCATTCTTGATTTTGATAGGATGAACTTTATTTATCCTGAATTTGACATATCAAGACCTATTTTATCGTGTTGTGTGGACAATGGACAAATACATATAGATAAAGTTTATACATTTGTCCAAGGTTATCGAGAATATCATAAACTTACACTTCAAAAATTAGTACGCTCAATAAAATTAACTTGGTGGAAAGAGGCAGAATGGGTTCGAGCTATTAAGGTACAAAACTCTTCGCCATTAAAAAGATTTAATGAAGAAAACATATGGATTGGTGAAAATTGGGATGATTTAGAAAGTATATTTTCCAAATTAATATGA
- a CDS encoding GNAT family N-acetyltransferase → MISELKNFEFYKCKDLLYEQGQLEAKAVIEGVNTGRVFVDDIDFPTSGLIWLGNNDGFIFFGDEKNERFNNELNNYIDKIIIPEAIKVGLNWFEGIGNNEKWNTTIKKVLKSRKLGSWNQRVYTLQKDDYKFDYELAIEQEYKVVKICETLFESNDYTIRNIEFLHSKILEFWPSPERFFSDGIGYCMVYKNEVVSVCFSGFVVGNVHGIDIETLDGHQGKKLAQKVAQSFVKDCLDNNIVPYWDCMESNKPSIAVAEKIGFKNVFTYIGYEFQFM, encoded by the coding sequence ATGATTTCAGAGCTAAAAAATTTTGAATTCTATAAGTGTAAAGATTTATTGTATGAGCAAGGTCAATTAGAAGCAAAAGCAGTAATTGAAGGAGTAAATACGGGTCGCGTATTTGTAGATGATATTGATTTCCCTACTTCAGGACTTATTTGGTTAGGTAATAATGATGGCTTTATCTTTTTTGGGGATGAAAAAAATGAGCGGTTCAATAATGAACTAAACAATTACATTGATAAAATAATAATACCAGAAGCTATAAAAGTAGGATTAAATTGGTTTGAAGGTATTGGTAATAACGAAAAATGGAATACAACTATAAAAAAAGTGCTTAAAAGCCGTAAATTAGGAAGCTGGAATCAGAGGGTATATACGCTACAAAAAGATGATTATAAATTTGACTATGAACTTGCAATTGAACAAGAATATAAGGTTGTAAAAATTTGTGAAACTCTCTTTGAAAGCAATGATTATACTATAAGAAACATTGAATTCCTACACTCCAAAATTTTAGAGTTTTGGCCTTCACCTGAGAGATTTTTTAGTGATGGTATTGGGTATTGTATGGTTTACAAAAATGAGGTAGTAAGTGTTTGTTTTTCAGGTTTTGTCGTTGGAAATGTACATGGTATAGATATTGAAACTTTAGATGGGCATCAAGGAAAAAAGTTAGCCCAAAAAGTAGCTCAATCTTTTGTAAAAGATTGTTTGGATAATAATATTGTTCCGTATTGGGATTGTATGGAATCAAACAAACCGTCAATTGCAGTTGCAGAAAAAATAGGATTCAAAAATGTATTTACCTATATAGGATATGAGTTTCAGTTTATGTAA
- a CDS encoding lipoprotein, translating into MKKIILIILITVIITGCNGFPNGTISQPEGKVIIGDEQYTMMPSNYEWKEDDIEISTKSIHDINELAELFETIEVGKGDILKFEIDQNPTSITVKKLNEDGTIDSVEIEDNKITLPSKEGYYIYELNTTWAQGKETFTFDINVK; encoded by the coding sequence ATGAAGAAAATAATTTTAATCATTTTAATTACTGTAATTATTACAGGCTGTAATGGATTTCCAAACGGTACTATTAGTCAGCCAGAAGGAAAAGTGATCATAGGTGACGAACAATATACAATGATGCCAAGTAATTACGAGTGGAAAGAGGACGATATAGAAATTAGTACAAAAAGTATTCACGATATAAATGAATTAGCTGAACTTTTCGAAACAATTGAAGTCGGCAAAGGAGATATATTAAAATTTGAAATTGATCAAAATCCTACTTCCATTACGGTAAAGAAACTAAATGAAGATGGAACAATTGACAGTGTTGAAATAGAAGATAATAAAATTACTTTACCATCAAAAGAGGGCTACTATATTTATGAACTTAATACAACATGGGCTCAAGGAAAAGAAACTTTTACTTTTGATATTAATGTCAAATGA
- a CDS encoding alpha/beta fold hydrolase — protein sequence MWEKQLINTRRGEFEIFTQGTGEQLCITHLYSEFNELGYYFADTFITQFKVLLINLKDAGNSCKAENEEELSMREASKDLEAIREALNYYKWCFAGHSTGGMLGLVYATMYPDSLTKLLVGGATSNKEYMRDEGSMYSPNSPLNKRLLEIFSVLKDPNSTLQERRNANREWTDMSLYNLEKRDEYFKKPSSGKVVQSRLDYYSFKELPNYNIQCELQNVYIPTIVFCGKYDAQCPLVFSEEINAGLKNSKLYIFESSNHLPYLEEKNLFLDMVIDFKELTEKTFSS from the coding sequence ATGTGGGAGAAACAATTAATTAATACAAGAAGAGGGGAATTTGAAATTTTTACGCAAGGCACAGGCGAACAATTATGCATAACTCATTTATATAGCGAGTTTAATGAATTGGGATATTATTTTGCAGACACTTTTATAACTCAATTTAAAGTTTTATTAATAAATTTAAAAGACGCAGGAAACTCTTGTAAAGCTGAAAATGAAGAGGAACTAAGTATGAGAGAAGCCTCTAAAGATTTGGAGGCTATTAGAGAAGCTCTGAATTATTATAAATGGTGCTTTGCAGGTCATTCAACTGGAGGAATGCTTGGTTTAGTTTACGCAACTATGTATCCTGATTCTCTGACAAAATTATTAGTAGGTGGAGCAACTTCAAATAAAGAATATATGAGAGATGAGGGTAGTATGTATAGTCCCAATAGTCCTCTGAACAAAAGGTTGTTAGAAATATTTTCTGTTTTGAAGGATCCTAATTCTACATTGCAAGAGAGACGGAATGCTAACAGGGAGTGGACAGATATGTCTTTATACAACCTTGAAAAAAGAGACGAATACTTTAAAAAACCGAGTAGCGGAAAAGTTGTACAAAGTAGATTAGATTATTATTCATTTAAGGAGCTACCTAACTATAATATTCAATGTGAACTCCAAAATGTATATATACCCACAATTGTTTTTTGCGGAAAGTATGATGCCCAATGTCCTTTGGTTTTTTCTGAAGAAATCAATGCGGGTTTAAAAAACTCAAAGCTATATATTTTTGAAAGTAGCAATCATTTACCGTATTTAGAAGAGAAAAATCTATTTTTAGATATGGTTATTGATTTTAAAGAACTAACAGAAAAGACATTTTCTTCTTGA
- a CDS encoding CD3324 family protein — protein sequence MKYVNAESIFPVELLNEIQKYVNGEMVYVPITKESRKKWGENSGSKIYLNDRNHEIRQLFLDGIKIDQLSDRFFLSRDSIKKIVYSKK from the coding sequence ATGAAGTATGTAAATGCAGAAAGCATTTTTCCAGTAGAATTACTGAATGAAATACAGAAGTATGTAAATGGAGAAATGGTTTACGTCCCTATTACTAAGGAATCACGGAAGAAATGGGGAGAAAATTCTGGAAGTAAAATTTATTTGAACGATAGAAACCATGAGATCCGTCAATTATTTTTAGACGGTATAAAGATAGATCAACTTTCGGATCGATTCTTTCTTTCTCGTGATAGTATTAAGAAAATTGTTTACTCAAAGAAATAG
- a CDS encoding ATP-binding protein encodes MKNIHIFGAAGSGTSTLGTALSEELSYTPMDTDEYFWITKFTEQRPLPERREMLKHDLSIYENFVLSGALCGWGDEFKSCFDLVIFLWIPQNVRLKRLQQREFQRYGNEILAGGSKHGQSKAFLEWASLYDEAGMEVRSKMLHEQWMSDLICPILRIEGDYTVKERVDLVLNYLGSK; translated from the coding sequence ATTAAAAATATACATATATTTGGTGCGGCTGGTTCAGGAACTTCGACACTCGGAACAGCATTGTCAGAGGAGCTTTCTTATACTCCTATGGATACAGACGAATATTTTTGGATAACTAAGTTTACAGAACAAAGACCATTACCTGAACGAAGAGAAATGCTAAAACATGACTTATCGATATATGAAAACTTTGTTCTTTCGGGGGCACTATGTGGTTGGGGTGACGAATTTAAATCCTGTTTTGACTTAGTTATTTTTTTATGGATTCCTCAAAATGTAAGACTCAAAAGATTGCAACAAAGGGAATTTCAAAGGTACGGTAATGAAATATTAGCTGGTGGTAGTAAACACGGCCAATCAAAGGCTTTTTTGGAATGGGCTTCTTTATATGATGAAGCAGGAATGGAAGTTAGGAGTAAAATGTTACACGAACAATGGATGTCGGACTTAATATGCCCAATATTGAGAATAGAAGGGGACTATACGGTAAAAGAGCGAGTGGATTTAGTCCTCAATTATTTAGGTTCCAAGTAA
- a CDS encoding cupin domain-containing protein translates to MEFYKFSKDSGKRISKFNSNFIMSRVIQTDKAVNIGCMHLEENGIVGYHQAVVPQLLVVINGEGYVRNDIENYIKVQPGDAVFWEKDEWHETKTDKGITAIVIESVELNPSLYMPVKK, encoded by the coding sequence ATGGAGTTTTATAAATTTAGTAAAGATTCTGGTAAGAGGATTTCAAAATTTAATTCAAATTTTATAATGTCTCGTGTTATTCAAACAGATAAAGCAGTAAATATAGGATGTATGCACTTAGAAGAAAATGGTATTGTAGGATACCATCAAGCAGTAGTACCACAACTATTGGTAGTAATAAATGGTGAAGGATATGTTCGAAATGATATAGAAAATTATATTAAAGTTCAGCCAGGAGATGCTGTATTTTGGGAAAAAGATGAATGGCATGAAACGAAAACAGATAAAGGAATAACTGCTATTGTAATTGAAAGTGTTGAGTTAAATCCATCCTTATATATGCCAGTAAAGAAATAG